The Sulfurospirillum halorespirans DSM 13726 genome has a window encoding:
- the mdh gene encoding malate dehydrogenase: MSQGKKVSIIGAGNVGATVCYWLAMRKHCREIVMIDRYEGLAQGKALDILQATSPEGSHTQISSSSDYQSIANSNIVVITAGSPRKPGMSRDDLLMINANITQEIIEKITQYAPDAIIIIVSNPLDAMTYVALKVGHYSRNRVIGMAGILDSSRMETFISQKLGFGYGQVTASVMGGHGDDMVPLPRYSSVNGVALTDLLTDVEIEEIIEKTRHGGAEIVSYMGTSGYYAPANSTVKMIEAILSDSRSIFPCAVLLEGEYGYHDTVNGVPVVLGANGVEQIVELPLNEHEKKQFSKSVESVNKLLETLHKSEFFTAKKSPVT, translated from the coding sequence TTGTCACAAGGGAAAAAAGTTTCGATTATTGGTGCAGGAAATGTCGGTGCAACGGTCTGCTATTGGCTTGCGATGCGCAAACATTGTCGTGAAATTGTGATGATAGACCGTTATGAGGGTCTTGCCCAAGGCAAGGCTCTCGACATCCTCCAAGCGACCAGCCCTGAGGGCAGTCATACGCAAATTTCAAGCTCTTCGGATTATCAATCGATTGCCAATAGTAACATTGTTGTTATCACAGCAGGAAGTCCTAGAAAACCTGGTATGAGCCGAGACGATCTTTTGATGATTAATGCGAACATCACTCAAGAGATCATTGAAAAAATCACACAGTATGCCCCCGATGCCATCATTATTATTGTCTCCAATCCACTGGATGCTATGACCTATGTTGCACTCAAAGTTGGGCATTATTCACGCAATCGTGTCATTGGTATGGCAGGGATTTTAGACAGTTCCAGAATGGAAACCTTTATCTCTCAAAAACTTGGATTTGGCTATGGACAGGTGACAGCAAGTGTGATGGGTGGACATGGCGATGACATGGTTCCACTGCCTCGTTACTCTTCCGTTAATGGCGTAGCGCTTACCGATTTACTCACCGATGTGGAAATTGAAGAAATTATTGAAAAAACACGCCATGGTGGAGCTGAGATTGTGAGCTATATGGGAACATCTGGGTATTATGCGCCTGCAAATTCAACTGTCAAAATGATCGAAGCTATTTTGAGTGACTCTCGCTCTATTTTCCCGTGTGCTGTTTTGCTAGAAGGAGAGTACGGCTACCATGACACCGTGAACGGTGTGCCCGTTGTTTTGGGCGCTAATGGTGTGGAACAAATCGTTGAATTACCCCTCAATGAACATGAGAAAAAGCAATTTTCAAAGAGTGTCGAATCGGTCAATAAATTATTAGAAACATTGCATAAAAGTGAGTTTTTTACCGCCAAGAAGTCTCCTGTAACTTAA
- the sucC gene encoding ADP-forming succinate--CoA ligase subunit beta, translating into MNIHEYQAKEIFKRYNVPTPSGYVAFSVEEAVENAKKLGGSIWVVKAQIHAGGRGLGGGVKLARSLDEVKTLAHEILGMTLVTHQTGPAGKLVQKVYIEEGADIADELYLGIVLDRAREMPVIMASREGGMEIEKVAATSPEKIIKVAVDPFIGFQAFHGRELAYGLGLEKEEISSFIKFAAALYKVYMENDAEMIEINPLVKTKSGAFIALDGKMGFDDNALFRHPEIEAMRDESEENPIEREASGYGLSYVKLDGNVGCMVNGAGLAMGTMDTINYVGGNPANFLDVGGGANAQTVAKGFEIILKDPNVKSIFVNIFGGIVRCDRIANGILEATKLVDVHVPVIVRLDGTNAKEAAEILKNANIKNIITASDLNDGAIKAVAAAKGN; encoded by the coding sequence ATGAATATTCATGAGTATCAAGCCAAAGAGATCTTTAAGAGATACAATGTTCCCACACCCAGTGGCTATGTCGCCTTTAGCGTTGAAGAGGCTGTTGAAAACGCAAAGAAACTTGGTGGTTCTATCTGGGTTGTAAAAGCACAAATTCACGCAGGTGGACGCGGTCTTGGTGGTGGTGTAAAACTCGCCCGAAGCTTAGATGAAGTCAAAACACTTGCACATGAAATTCTTGGTATGACCTTAGTCACACACCAAACTGGACCTGCGGGCAAACTGGTTCAGAAAGTCTATATCGAAGAGGGTGCTGACATCGCTGATGAGCTTTACCTTGGTATTGTTCTAGACCGTGCTCGTGAAATGCCAGTGATCATGGCATCACGTGAAGGCGGTATGGAGATCGAAAAAGTTGCAGCTACGTCTCCTGAAAAGATTATTAAAGTTGCGGTTGATCCTTTTATTGGATTTCAAGCGTTTCATGGTCGTGAGTTAGCGTACGGTCTTGGTCTTGAAAAAGAAGAGATCAGCAGTTTTATTAAATTTGCAGCAGCACTCTATAAAGTCTACATGGAAAACGATGCTGAGATGATCGAAATCAACCCTTTGGTCAAAACCAAAAGCGGTGCTTTTATAGCCCTTGATGGTAAAATGGGCTTTGATGATAACGCCCTTTTCCGTCACCCAGAGATCGAAGCGATGCGCGATGAGAGTGAAGAAAACCCGATAGAGCGTGAAGCTTCAGGGTATGGTTTGAGCTACGTCAAACTCGATGGCAATGTTGGCTGTATGGTCAATGGCGCAGGTCTTGCGATGGGTACGATGGATACGATTAACTATGTCGGTGGAAATCCTGCAAACTTCTTAGACGTGGGCGGCGGAGCCAATGCTCAAACCGTTGCTAAAGGCTTTGAGATTATCCTCAAAGATCCAAACGTCAAATCAATCTTTGTCAATATTTTTGGTGGAATCGTACGATGTGATCGTATCGCCAATGGCATCTTAGAAGCGACAAAGCTTGTGGATGTGCATGTTCCTGTCATCGTTAGATTGGATGGAACGAACGCCAAAGAGGCCGCTGAAATTTTGAAAAATGCAAATATTAAAAATATTATTACGGCAAGTGATCTTAACGATGGTGCGATTAAAGCCGTCGCTGCTGCTAAAGGAAACTAA
- the sucD gene encoding succinate--CoA ligase subunit alpha: MSILIDKNTKVIVQGFTGKEGSFHAEQCLAYGTKIVGGVTPGKGGTEHLGQPVFNTVREAVVATGATVSMVFVPPAFVGDAVLEAADAGIELAVIITEGSPVRDMQRAKAYAVKKGMKTIGPNCPGIITAEECKIGIMPGSIFKKGNIGLISKSGTLTYEGANQVCNEGFGITTAVGIGGDPIIGLSYIQLLSMFEADPETEAIVMIGEIGGDLEIQAAKYIKEHIKKPVVAFIAGQSAPKGKRMGHAGAIVSGSAGTAAEKMEALSNAGVHVVKSPAEIGKKIAEVLKK, from the coding sequence ATGAGCATATTGATTGACAAAAATACAAAAGTAATCGTTCAAGGTTTTACGGGCAAAGAGGGTAGTTTTCATGCGGAACAATGTTTAGCATACGGTACGAAAATAGTCGGTGGTGTGACTCCAGGTAAAGGTGGCACAGAGCATTTAGGGCAACCCGTGTTTAATACCGTTCGTGAAGCCGTCGTAGCAACGGGTGCAACGGTGAGCATGGTATTTGTTCCACCTGCCTTTGTAGGCGATGCTGTGTTAGAAGCAGCCGATGCAGGCATTGAACTAGCAGTGATTATCACCGAAGGTTCTCCCGTACGTGACATGCAAAGAGCTAAAGCGTACGCCGTTAAAAAAGGGATGAAAACCATTGGACCAAACTGCCCAGGTATTATCACTGCAGAAGAGTGTAAAATCGGCATCATGCCAGGCTCCATCTTTAAAAAAGGGAACATTGGACTGATCAGTAAATCAGGCACATTGACCTATGAAGGTGCAAACCAAGTGTGCAATGAAGGCTTTGGTATTACGACAGCCGTTGGTATTGGTGGCGATCCTATCATTGGGCTTTCCTACATTCAACTCCTTTCCATGTTTGAAGCAGACCCTGAGACTGAAGCGATCGTCATGATCGGTGAAATCGGAGGCGACCTTGAAATTCAAGCTGCCAAATACATTAAAGAGCACATCAAAAAACCTGTTGTTGCCTTTATCGCAGGTCAAAGTGCGCCCAAAGGTAAACGTATGGGCCATGCCGGTGCGATTGTGAGTGGAAGTGCAGGAACAGCAGCGGAGAAGATGGAAGCGCTGAGCAATGCAGGCGTACACGTTGTCAAATCTCCTGCTGAAATTGGAAAAAAGATAGCGGAAGTTTTAAAAAAATAA
- a CDS encoding 4Fe-4S dicluster domain-containing protein, protein MGLITAPSNTPVWVNVSRCKACDICVSMCPAGVLAMVQAPNSTLGSMIEVVVPDACIGCRDCELHCPDFAIYVADKSEFKFAKLSETSKERAEKVKQNKFRKLSE, encoded by the coding sequence ATGGGTTTAATTACCGCTCCAAGTAATACACCAGTATGGGTTAATGTCTCTAGGTGTAAAGCTTGTGATATTTGTGTAAGTATGTGTCCAGCAGGTGTTTTAGCAATGGTTCAAGCACCCAATTCGACACTGGGTTCGATGATAGAGGTTGTTGTTCCAGACGCCTGTATTGGATGTCGGGATTGTGAATTACATTGTCCTGATTTTGCTATTTACGTAGCGGATAAAAGCGAATTTAAGTTTGCAAAACTTTCTGAAACCTCAAAAGAGAGAGCCGAGAAAGTCAAACAAAATAAATTTAGAAAACTGAGCGAATAA
- a CDS encoding 2-oxoglutarate synthase subunit alpha, translating into MAREVISSGNALVAKAAVECGCKFFGGYPITPSSEIAEDLSKLLPRVGGKFIQMEDEIAGICVALGASMSGTKSMTASSGPGISLKAEQIGYSFITEVPLVIVNVMRGGPSTGLPTRVSQADIGQAKYPTHGDFASISLCPGSLEEAYTETIRAFNIAEKYMTPVFVLLDETLGHMHGKAMLPDLAEVEKSVVKRAEFTGDPKDYKPYAAGPTEPAVLNPFFKGYHYHVTGLHHGEMGFPTEDGAICEYNIERLVNKINTKSEDLVHYEEFMLDDADVCIIAYGSISRGAKEAVMKLRNDGIKAGLFRPITLWPSPVAKLQEIGKKFKKIMVTELNMGQYLEEIQRVMKRDDFATLHKANGRPIAPLEMVAKVKEMI; encoded by the coding sequence ATGGCAAGAGAAGTAATATCAAGCGGCAATGCCTTAGTAGCAAAAGCGGCAGTAGAATGTGGATGTAAATTTTTTGGAGGCTATCCTATTACGCCTTCGAGTGAAATTGCAGAGGATTTAAGCAAACTTCTTCCACGTGTGGGTGGAAAGTTTATTCAAATGGAAGATGAAATCGCAGGTATCTGTGTCGCCCTTGGCGCTTCTATGAGTGGAACAAAGTCGATGACAGCCTCATCAGGTCCTGGTATTTCACTTAAAGCGGAGCAAATTGGTTACAGCTTCATCACCGAAGTTCCTTTGGTGATCGTTAACGTTATGCGTGGTGGTCCTTCAACGGGTCTTCCAACACGTGTTTCTCAAGCAGACATTGGTCAAGCAAAGTACCCAACACACGGTGATTTTGCCTCTATTTCACTCTGCCCAGGCAGTCTTGAAGAAGCCTACACTGAGACGATTAGAGCATTTAATATCGCTGAAAAATACATGACTCCCGTTTTTGTTCTTTTAGATGAAACGCTAGGACACATGCACGGAAAAGCGATGCTTCCTGACCTTGCGGAGGTTGAGAAAAGCGTGGTCAAACGTGCTGAATTTACAGGCGATCCAAAAGACTACAAACCTTACGCAGCAGGCCCAACAGAACCAGCCGTACTCAATCCTTTCTTCAAAGGGTATCACTACCACGTCACAGGTTTGCACCATGGTGAAATGGGCTTTCCAACAGAAGATGGCGCGATTTGTGAGTACAACATTGAGCGTTTGGTCAATAAAATCAATACCAAATCAGAAGATCTTGTCCATTACGAAGAGTTTATGCTGGATGATGCTGATGTCTGTATTATTGCCTATGGCAGTATCAGTCGTGGTGCTAAAGAAGCGGTCATGAAACTTCGAAATGATGGCATCAAAGCAGGTCTGTTTAGACCAATTACGCTCTGGCCAAGTCCTGTTGCTAAACTTCAAGAGATCGGTAAGAAATTTAAGAAGATCATGGTAACAGAGCTCAATATGGGACAATACTTAGAAGAGATTCAACGCGTTATGAAACGAGATGATTTTGCGACACTGCACAAAGCAAACGGTCGTCCAATCGCTCCACTTGAAATGGTTGCTAAAGTTAAGGAGATGATCTAA
- a CDS encoding 2-oxoglutarate ferredoxin oxidoreductase subunit beta, producing the protein MAFNYDKYLRVDKMPTLWCWGCGDGVILKSVIRAIDKMGWDMNDVCIVSGIGCSGRFSSYIDCNTVHTTHGRAIAYATGIKLANPEKHVIVVTGDGDGLAIGGNHTIHGCRRNIDLNHILINNFIYGLTNSQTSPTTPQGFWTATANYGNVDPTFDAAKLADAAGATFVARESVLDPQKLEKIFVAGFTHKGYSFFDVFSNCHINLGRKNKMGEAVQNLEWIENRIVGKNKFELLSAEERVDKFPTGILKQEEGKLEYCEAYDKVIYAAQNKTTVVL; encoded by the coding sequence ATGGCATTTAATTACGATAAATATCTACGTGTAGATAAAATGCCAACCTTATGGTGTTGGGGTTGTGGTGATGGTGTTATTTTAAAATCCGTTATTCGTGCTATCGATAAAATGGGTTGGGATATGAACGATGTCTGCATCGTTTCAGGTATTGGGTGTAGCGGGCGTTTTAGCTCTTACATCGACTGTAACACAGTTCATACAACGCATGGTCGTGCCATTGCGTATGCAACAGGCATCAAGCTTGCAAACCCTGAAAAACATGTCATTGTTGTCACAGGTGATGGCGATGGTCTGGCAATTGGTGGTAATCACACGATTCATGGTTGTCGACGAAATATCGATCTAAATCATATTTTGATCAACAACTTCATCTATGGTTTGACCAACTCTCAAACCAGTCCAACAACACCGCAAGGGTTTTGGACAGCAACAGCAAACTACGGTAACGTCGATCCAACCTTTGATGCAGCCAAATTGGCTGACGCGGCAGGCGCAACCTTTGTTGCGCGTGAGTCTGTACTTGATCCACAAAAATTGGAGAAGATATTTGTTGCAGGCTTTACGCATAAAGGGTACTCTTTCTTTGATGTGTTCTCAAACTGTCATATCAACCTTGGACGTAAAAATAAAATGGGCGAAGCGGTACAGAATCTTGAGTGGATTGAAAACCGTATTGTAGGTAAAAATAAGTTTGAACTTTTAAGTGCTGAAGAGCGTGTGGATAAATTCCCAACAGGCATCCTCAAACAAGAAGAGGGCAAACTCGAATACTGTGAAGCGTATGACAAAGTCATTTACGCCGCACAAAATAAAACAACCGTTGTGCTATAA
- a CDS encoding 2-oxoacid:acceptor oxidoreductase family protein: protein MRRQLRFVGVGGQGVILAGEILAVAKIKEGGYGVKASTYTSQVRGGPTKVDILLDESEILFPYANEGEIEFMIATAQVSFNHFKNGVKPGGIIVVEPNLVTVNEEDRKKWKIIEIPIITIAKEEVGNVITQSVVALAITVEMTQVLAHDLVREVMLSKVPEKVHVANNKAYELGVKYAKEALATL, encoded by the coding sequence ATGAGAAGACAATTACGTTTCGTAGGTGTGGGTGGTCAGGGTGTTATCTTGGCGGGTGAAATTTTAGCGGTTGCGAAGATTAAAGAGGGTGGGTACGGCGTTAAAGCATCTACTTATACCTCTCAAGTACGTGGTGGACCAACAAAAGTTGATATTTTACTCGATGAGAGCGAAATCCTTTTTCCTTATGCTAATGAGGGTGAAATCGAGTTTATGATCGCTACAGCACAAGTGAGTTTCAATCACTTCAAAAATGGTGTCAAACCAGGTGGAATCATCGTTGTTGAGCCAAACTTGGTAACCGTCAACGAAGAAGATCGCAAAAAATGGAAAATCATTGAAATTCCTATTATCACGATTGCCAAAGAAGAGGTTGGCAATGTTATCACCCAATCTGTTGTCGCACTTGCCATTACGGTCGAGATGACACAAGTACTAGCGCACGACTTGGTACGCGAAGTTATGCTCTCTAAAGTTCCTGAAAAAGTTCATGTCGCCAATAATAAAGCGTATGAACTGGGTGTCAAATACGCCAAAGAAGCACTCGCTACACTTTAA
- a CDS encoding VIT1/CCC1 transporter family protein, whose product MAHTLHINKALKQQQNEMDDFTIYSMLSLSDKNKANQTIFRKIAKEEQGHYTYLKTYTHQELQPRRYVVLFYLFLSKIVGISFTLKFLEGREEGAKAFYKELILTDPKAQEIYEQEIHHEIELIDMLHDKKLFYAGAIVLGMNDALVELTGTLSGIALAFDKSVVVGVTGLIMGIAASLSMAGSAYLESKENVGDDVNPLTYSLYTGVSYILTTAILVAPFFIFEKISIAIVWMFGSALVAIFLYNFYICVAKDLSFWKRVREMSYITFGVALISFGIGYVVKHYFGIEI is encoded by the coding sequence ATGGCGCATACCTTACATATAAACAAAGCATTGAAGCAACAGCAAAATGAGATGGACGATTTTACGATCTATTCGATGCTTTCTCTTTCCGATAAAAATAAAGCCAATCAAACCATTTTTCGCAAAATCGCCAAAGAAGAGCAAGGGCACTACACGTATTTGAAAACCTACACGCATCAAGAGCTTCAACCTCGCCGTTATGTCGTTTTGTTCTATCTTTTCCTTTCAAAAATTGTGGGCATCTCATTTACGCTCAAGTTTTTAGAGGGACGCGAGGAGGGTGCGAAGGCATTTTACAAAGAGCTTATACTCACCGATCCCAAAGCACAAGAGATTTATGAGCAAGAGATTCACCATGAAATTGAACTGATCGATATGTTGCATGACAAAAAGTTATTCTATGCCGGTGCGATTGTTTTGGGGATGAACGATGCGTTGGTAGAGCTTACTGGAACACTCAGTGGTATCGCATTAGCGTTTGATAAAAGCGTGGTGGTAGGTGTTACGGGGCTTATTATGGGCATCGCCGCTTCACTTTCAATGGCAGGATCTGCTTATTTGGAGTCCAAGGAAAATGTCGGTGATGATGTCAACCCTTTGACCTATTCGCTGTACACAGGCGTTTCGTATATTTTAACAACCGCGATTTTAGTGGCACCTTTTTTCATCTTTGAGAAAATCTCTATTGCTATCGTTTGGATGTTTGGTTCCGCACTTGTGGCAATTTTTCTCTATAATTTTTACATCTGCGTCGCCAAAGATTTGTCGTTTTGGAAACGGGTGCGTGAGATGTCTTACATCACCTTTGGGGTTGCACTTATCTCGTTTGGCATCGGTTATGTGGTCAAACATTACTTTGGGATTGAGATCTAA
- the fumC gene encoding class II fumarate hydratase — MEYRVEKDTMGEIKVPNERYWGAQTERSLENFKIGTEKMPKELIRAFALLKRSLSTVNQKLNKLDAKKAGAIIQACDEILAGKFDGEFPLAIWQTGSGTQTNMNLNEVIANRATEILGGDFRKEKLIHPNDHVNMSQSSNDTFPTAMHIASVIEIEEQLLPSLEKLKETLEAKEKEFAGIIKIGRTHLQDATPLTLGQEFSGYRSMLEHSSSHILLALQSLRELAIGGTAVGTGINAHPKLSEFVSEELTKLTGKTFVSSPNKFHALTSHDALVFASGANKGLAANLMKIANDIRWLASGPRCGIGELNIPENEPGSSIMPGKVNPTQAEAVTMVACQVFGADTAIAFGASQGNFELNVFKPVIILNFLQQVRLLGDVMESFRIHCVEGIEANSEKIASNLQNSLMLVTALNPYIGYENAAKVAKLAHKEHLSLKEACIKLALLTSEEFDRYVIPSEMIHPKA; from the coding sequence ATGGAGTACAGAGTTGAAAAGGACACAATGGGCGAGATTAAGGTTCCTAATGAGCGTTACTGGGGAGCTCAGACTGAGCGTAGTTTGGAGAACTTTAAGATCGGTACCGAGAAGATGCCCAAAGAGCTTATCCGCGCTTTTGCACTGTTGAAACGCTCTTTATCCACGGTCAATCAAAAGCTAAACAAACTCGATGCCAAAAAAGCAGGAGCGATTATCCAAGCGTGCGATGAGATTCTTGCAGGTAAGTTTGATGGTGAATTTCCCCTCGCCATCTGGCAAACGGGCAGTGGCACACAGACCAATATGAACCTCAATGAAGTCATCGCCAACCGCGCTACGGAAATACTCGGAGGTGATTTTAGAAAAGAAAAACTGATTCACCCCAATGATCATGTCAATATGTCTCAAAGCTCGAACGACACCTTCCCCACAGCGATGCACATCGCCAGTGTCATCGAGATCGAAGAGCAACTGCTTCCTTCCTTAGAAAAGCTCAAAGAGACACTCGAAGCTAAAGAGAAAGAGTTTGCAGGCATCATCAAAATCGGTCGCACTCATCTTCAAGATGCAACGCCACTCACACTTGGGCAAGAGTTTAGCGGGTACCGCAGTATGTTGGAGCACTCTTCTTCACACATTCTCTTAGCGCTTCAATCCTTGCGCGAGCTTGCCATCGGTGGAACGGCTGTGGGAACGGGCATCAACGCGCATCCAAAACTGAGTGAATTTGTCAGTGAAGAGCTTACGAAACTGACAGGCAAAACCTTTGTCTCTTCTCCCAATAAATTTCACGCTTTAACCTCCCATGATGCGCTTGTGTTTGCGAGTGGTGCGAACAAAGGACTAGCGGCAAACTTGATGAAAATCGCCAATGACATCAGGTGGCTCGCATCAGGTCCAAGGTGTGGCATTGGCGAGCTCAATATCCCTGAAAATGAGCCAGGAAGTTCTATCATGCCCGGTAAAGTCAACCCAACCCAAGCCGAAGCGGTCACGATGGTTGCATGCCAAGTGTTTGGTGCCGATACGGCGATTGCATTTGGGGCAAGCCAAGGTAACTTTGAGCTCAACGTCTTTAAACCCGTCATTATCCTCAACTTTTTGCAACAAGTCAGACTGCTAGGCGATGTGATGGAGTCGTTTCGGATTCATTGTGTGGAAGGCATTGAAGCCAACAGTGAGAAGATCGCATCCAACCTTCAAAATTCGTTGATGCTGGTAACCGCGCTCAATCCGTACATCGGCTATGAAAATGCAGCAAAAGTCGCCAAACTCGCGCACAAAGAGCATTTAAGCCTCAAAGAAGCGTGCATCAAACTCGCGCTGTTAACCTCTGAAGAGTTTGATCGTTACGTAATCCCCTCAGAGATGATTCACCCCAAAGCGTAA
- a CDS encoding ankyrin repeat domain-containing protein encodes MSEQTLLWLASNSYNANDFNFVGKYGNSALMKAVREGNVAVTTELIEAGVDLELRNIDGNTAIWNACFGGDFTCVELLVKAGIELNSQNDNGVTALMFCASSGKEAMTRLLLDFHADTSIANLDDFKAIDLASTPTIYKMLKASIS; translated from the coding sequence ATGAGTGAGCAAACCTTGCTTTGGCTCGCTTCCAATAGCTACAATGCAAATGATTTCAATTTCGTTGGGAAGTACGGAAACTCAGCGCTGATGAAAGCGGTGCGCGAAGGCAATGTGGCTGTGACTACGGAACTCATTGAAGCAGGTGTGGATCTGGAGCTTAGAAATATCGATGGCAATACGGCGATTTGGAACGCCTGTTTTGGTGGGGATTTTACCTGTGTGGAGCTTTTGGTCAAAGCTGGCATTGAGCTTAACAGCCAAAATGACAATGGCGTAACGGCGTTGATGTTTTGTGCTAGTTCAGGAAAAGAGGCGATGACGAGGCTTTTATTGGACTTTCATGCTGATACAAGCATCGCTAATTTGGATGATTTTAAAGCGATCGATCTTGCGAGTACGCCCACTATTTACAAGATGCTCAAAGCAAGCATCTCGTAA
- a CDS encoding MarC family protein, whose protein sequence is MIHLSAFFAIYVKFFFIMTPFFVTTIFLSMTKGISESDKRRLAIKVTLAIAISCMIILFFGKYIFELFGITLDAFRIGAGALLFLTAVDLVQKDVNAEPTCKADILKHAVVPLAIPVTVGPGTVGALMVMGADMEGIEDLVLGSSALLGAIFSIGVLLYLSGHIERLIGRTGLIVFSKVTGLVLSALSAQLIFTGIKNFLR, encoded by the coding sequence ATGATTCACCTCTCTGCTTTTTTTGCGATTTATGTCAAATTCTTTTTTATTATGACGCCTTTTTTTGTCACGACCATCTTTTTGTCGATGACCAAAGGGATCAGTGAAAGTGACAAAAGACGCCTTGCGATCAAAGTAACCTTGGCGATTGCGATCAGCTGTATGATTATTCTCTTTTTTGGCAAATACATTTTTGAACTTTTTGGCATAACGCTGGATGCGTTTCGCATTGGTGCGGGTGCACTTTTGTTTCTCACCGCTGTTGATTTGGTGCAAAAAGATGTCAATGCTGAGCCTACATGTAAAGCTGACATCCTCAAACATGCCGTTGTCCCTTTGGCAATTCCCGTCACCGTGGGACCTGGAACCGTGGGTGCGCTGATGGTTATGGGTGCCGATATGGAGGGTATTGAAGACTTGGTGCTTGGTTCAAGCGCACTGCTAGGGGCAATATTCAGCATTGGCGTGTTGCTCTATCTCTCTGGACACATCGAACGACTGATCGGGCGAACAGGACTGATCGTTTTTAGTAAAGTTACAGGGCTTGTGCTCTCAGCACTTTCGGCGCAACTCATCTTTACAGGCATTAAAAACTTTCTACGCTAA
- a CDS encoding DUF1847 domain-containing protein — protein MKKDEKELSCAECGTLNCHKHESRYPKFCLTTNVDDAMLEESLECYQEEGIDRKIAMAAAEIEGKYYGQLTRVEEILAFAGRIGAKKIGIASCVGLAAESKIFAEILKVNGFDVFMAICKVGSRDKCEIGLKEEQKIRPNTFEPMCNPVLQAKYLNKAKTDLNVIMGLCVGHDSLFIKYAKATTTYLVVKDRVLGHNPIAALHLTQTYYKKLLIPREL, from the coding sequence ATGAAAAAAGATGAAAAAGAGCTCAGTTGTGCTGAGTGTGGGACGCTAAATTGCCATAAACATGAGAGCCGTTACCCTAAGTTTTGTCTCACCACAAATGTCGATGATGCAATGCTTGAAGAGTCTCTTGAGTGCTACCAAGAAGAGGGAATTGATCGTAAAATTGCTATGGCTGCGGCTGAGATCGAAGGCAAATACTATGGACAGTTAACACGTGTAGAAGAGATACTTGCCTTTGCTGGGCGTATTGGTGCGAAAAAAATTGGTATTGCTTCGTGTGTGGGACTCGCAGCTGAGTCTAAAATTTTTGCTGAGATTCTCAAAGTCAACGGCTTTGATGTTTTTATGGCAATCTGTAAAGTAGGTTCACGCGATAAGTGCGAAATAGGACTTAAAGAAGAGCAAAAAATCCGCCCTAATACCTTTGAGCCGATGTGCAATCCTGTGCTTCAAGCCAAGTATTTAAACAAAGCTAAGACGGATCTCAATGTCATTATGGGTTTGTGTGTTGGGCATGATTCATTGTTTATCAAATACGCCAAAGCGACGACAACGTATCTGGTTGTCAAAGATCGTGTTTTAGGGCACAATCCCATCGCAGCACTGCATTTAACCCAGACCTATTATAAAAAACTTCTAATACCTAGAGAACTCTAA